One genomic segment of Desmodus rotundus isolate HL8 chromosome 5, HLdesRot8A.1, whole genome shotgun sequence includes these proteins:
- the TDRD15 gene encoding tudor domain-containing protein 15 encodes MNPSSPLPTFLDVDMTISRIEICPKDILVRFQGRSNTECEFDYHILQREIQHIPKVKSTVDINEFCLVEERVSGEWQRGRVLEKKNELYTVLLIDRGEELRVGSMQVASACGKLFELPPRIVFGIFANILPIGEKWSPRALNYFKSLVGLQVKGCMQAMFPLQMILLEVPKIISQVLELKLGRLIDGDSFCLIVEMLKEFPQQQMPDLLQHKSPELSLSNNDTLLDIQHVLDNLQPSLSVGSIESVKVSSALSPRKFYCQLIKWIPELEDLTVCMNLHYDVISQESSPMCDNFGLLCVARRRDGQWHRGILQQLLPNNRVKIWFMDYGSSEAIPSTHVKKLKQDFISVPLFSFPCSLTYLHNPDINARKLQLRVFKQALLGQIVYAHIDWLNKDEHVYYVTLQTQDSTINSKCLLKTLGTQVLCPVPDLKISNTLRDTSAFDVNSFAVESFIGNTERLIESLNKNDPLKVDFPIKNIEMEIDTAYIASVAYVLNPSNFWVRINEHQNEFQDVMKNINTFYDTHENDELVLRNPEPGVFCCARYSKDRCFYRAVVTEISGSKIDVYFLDYGNTDSIPFFDVRTLLPEFCELPALAMCCSLAHIFPVEDIWVKAATDYFKKIILNKAILLQVIGKKDDKYTVNIQSIEASENMDVVSLMVQAGYAEYWEVEPECCARPVNQCSVLNLKSKNKVNIKKILSALPKGHKPKKFYSNKLKQSNLSLSKSPAINFLSLKNPFTLSVHPESPWPYKEYMFKPGTVLEVKCSYSCGPDDFSCQLQCKLEDLKLLMEQIQTYYSIHSDPYRIGQIACVAKYSKDRKWYRAAVLTQVSNKEVDVVLVDYGYQERVLIKDLYAINPHFLVLEGQAFRCRLNHLVDPTSCKLLSWTEEAYRDFGSFISLSRGLLTCVICALIILHSNHLCNLVDLQSPLASAKEFLINRGSAQYSTLSKPFPSAVSLYSYCYSSFNVKIGSEEEMYISHIYSPKKFYCQLSRNNKDLEMIETKITEINLNNCPKYSGKKRLCLCKYAEDGLSYRALAVPKSGSFSDFLVYFVDFGNKQLVEGSMLRAISDQFSELLYIPVQAVKCFLSDLRDVDIPVEISSWFEDNFLGKPLRAVVLSRESDGQLGVELYDGYQHINQKIKMLLHAYGKKHCDPGHCVEKGHKINENRRLAVSLKGRIENYHHDMMNKTCLVTYSESKIHQLMNSKSIYARLLKPSVCYKIEPGSKNKVKKSLNSGLKNKGVKIVPGSAHTPDDSDVGETSARAVSQSFIRELHHVASQNLRSLTRPQIKDLPQPKIYLNARVKGYVSNISNPASFHIHLAENENVIVRLADALNESRADIVRERKSVQYRVGDLVIAEYSADGAIYRAVIKKILLGNLLEVEFIDYGNTEVVNLSKIYELKREFLTIPQLGIHSFLSGVKWNEPGEIWDSKTVDYFASRVSDRTVSCEFLKKHEQKWEVNIICDEKCVINELLKWTACSKLQKTVFSQKVSPGGESEIKKGRPSEYASPVPLQPSRQQLVTIPVEHLKPGQLEEAEILDVSKSGTFYVTLSKNKKKLSDLTESIAEETKKPFSSMENIEEGLECLAKSESTLRWYRSKVEKKCVDEKVLVFLVDCGRYETVPLCNVRVLRNEIRNIPRQAVPCKWIWSENFRNMPFESIVQLFAHLEIDILFLKYADSAWAVEVLVDGLLLLEFLNSNTAHVEENTLRSSEIIVDVASKSPESPCTSRSFTWARLENGRPYSGIATAVADPSDFCVQLEDFFDTMKSVFTWLSDLPENLPTVSPEHIRPGSSCLFKWELEDQWNRVEISEVSDQSLLMVLIDYGFSICIPYSDVNNLKVVPEELLNLPRLSYPCVLYGISPAKGKHWDEEAKSFFLDFLSKPGLVFQFREYSFETKLKVDVICDKDSLADVLVASGLAMYSKDSDHLDATSIGSTKIQYKLQRKPICPLLGHSCYKREHINCSRTKKQKLKKQKTVKRKDVCKNLLRKSQKHNPPNTMTFDKCAAASLWERPNGLKNNTSCIENLFEKLPIEEIQENNTMGLRTAIKALRVNEKIAEEHLKGK; translated from the coding sequence ATGAATCCTTCATCTCCATTGCCAACATTTTTAGATGTGGATATGACAATATCACGTATAGAAATTTGTCCAAAGGACATTCTGGTGAGATTTCAAGGCAGAAGTAATACCGAATGTGAATTTGACTACCACATATTGCAAAGGGAAATACAGCATATTCCAAAAGTAAAAAGTACTGTGGACATTAATGAATTTTGTTTGGTAGAAGAAAGAGTATCTGGAGAATGGCAGAGAGGAagagttttggaaaaaaaaaatgaactctaTACGGTGCTCCTCATAGATCGTGGAGAAGAACTAAGAGTCGGTAGTATGCAGGTCGCTTCAGCCTGTGGCAAGTTATTTGAACTACCACCACGGATAGTATTTGGTATTTTTGCGAACATACTACCAATTGGAGAAAAATGGTCTCCTAGGGCTTTGAATTACTTCAAGTCATTAGTAGGACTGCAAGTGAAAGGTTGTATGCAAGCTATGTTTCCTCTTCAAATGATTCTTCTTGAAGTGCCAAAAATTATATCCCAGGTTCTTGAATTAAAATTAGGAAGACTTATTGATGGGGATTCATTCTGTCTTATTGTTGAAATGTTGAAAGAATTTCCACAACAACAAATGCCTGATTTATTACAACATAAGAGCCCTGAATTATCATTAAGTAATAATGACACTTTACTTGATATCCAACATGTTTTGGATAATTTGCAGCCATCTTTGTCAGTAGGTAGTATTGAAAGTGTAAAGGTATCATCTGCATTGAGCCCACGTAAATTTTACTGTCAGTTAATTAAATGGATTCCAGAGTTGGAAGACTTGACAGTATGCATGAATTTGCATTATGACGTTATCAGTCAGGAAAGCAGTCCTATGTGTGATAACTTTGGGCTACTTTGTGTTGCCAGGCGGAGAGATGGGCAGTGGCATAGAGGCATTCTGCAGCAGCTCTTGCCCAATAATCGAGTGAAAATTTGGTTTATGGATTATGGCAGTAGTGAGGCTATACCCTCAACTCATGTAAAAAAACTTAAACAGGATTTTATTTCCGttccattattttcatttccatgttCTCTGACATATTTACACAATCCAGATATAAATGCAAGAAAACTTCAACTCAGGGTATTTAAACAAGCTTTGTTAGGTCAAATAGTATATGCACACATTGATTGGCTTAATAAGGATGAACATGTGTATTATGTCACATTACAAACTCAAGACTCTACAATTAATTCTAAGTGTCTGCTGAAAACTCTAGGCACACAAGTACTTTGTCCAGTGCctgatttaaaaatttctaatacGTTGAGAGACACTAGTGCTTTTGATGTAAACAGCTTTGCAGTTGAGAGTTTTATTGGAAATACTGAACGGTTGATAgagtctttaaataaaaatgatcctTTGAAAGTAgattttcctattaaaaatatagaaatggaGATAGACACTGCCTACATAGCTTCTGTGGCCTATGTATTAAACCCATCAAATTTCTGGGTACGCATCAATGAACATCAGAATGAATTTCAAgatgtaatgaaaaatataaacacattttatgaTACACATGAAAATGATGAACTAGTTCTAAGAAATCCAGAACCTGGAGTATTTTGTTGTGCAAGATATAGCAAGGACAGATGTTTTTACAGAGCTGTTGTCACTGAAATTAGTGGTTCTAagattgatgtttattttttggattatGGAAATACTGATTCCATACCATTTTTTGATGTAAGAACTCTGCTTCCAGAGTTTTGTGAGTTGCCTGCCTTAGCCATGTGCTGTTCACTTGCACATATATTTCCTGTCGAAGACATATGGGTGAAGGCAGcaactgattattttaaaaaaattatcttgaacAAAGCAATTTTGCTTCAAGttataggaaaaaaagatgacAAGTACACTGTAAATATCCAGAGTATTGAAGCCTCAGAAAATATGGATGTTGTGTCTCTTATGGTACAAGCTGGATATGCAGAATATTGGGAAGTAGAGCCAGAATGTTGCGCACGACCTGTAAATCAATGTTCGGTGTtgaatttaaaatctaaaaacaaagttaatattaaaaagatCTTATCTGCCCTTCCTAAAGGACATAAACCTAAAAAGTTTTATTCAAATAAGCTTAAACAAAGTAATTTGTCTTTGTCAAAGTCACCAGCTATTAATTTCTTGagtttaaaaaatccttttaccTTGTCTGTGCATCCTGAGTCCCCATGGCCTTATAAAGAATATATGTTTAAACCGGGAACAGTCCTTGAAGTTAAGTGTTCTTATTCTTGTGGCCCAGATGACTTTTCATGCCAGCTTCAGTGTAAGTTAGAAGACCTAAAATTACTGATGGAACAAATTCAGACTTACTATAGCATTCACTCTGATCCTTATCGGATTGGGCAGATTGCTTGTGTTGCTAAGTATTCCAAAGATAGGAAGTGGTACAGAGCTGCTGTTTTGACTCAAGTATCAAATAAAGAAGTTGATGTAGTATTGGTTGATTATGGTTATCAGGAAAGAGTTTTAATTAAAGATCTTTATGCGATTAACCcacattttcttgttttagaaGGCCAAGCCTTCCGATGTAGACTTAACCATTTAGTTGACCCCACTAGTTGTAAATTATTAAGTTGGACAGAAGAAGCATACAGAGACTTCgggagttttatttctttgtctagaGGGTTATTGACTTGTGTGATCTGTGCCTTGATTATTTTACATTCAAATCATTTATGTAATCTGGTGGATTTACAGTCTCCACTTGCTAGTGCAAAAGAATTTCTTATTAATCGTGGCTCTGCCCAGTATAGTACGTTATCAAAGCCATTCCCATCTGCAGTGAGTCTTTACAGTTACTGTTATTCCTCCTTTAATGTAAAAATTGGAAGTGAGGAAGAAATGTATATATCCCATATATATAGTCCCAAAAAGTTTTATTGCCAACTTAGTAGAAATAATAAAGACCTAGAGATGATAGAAACAAAAATTACTGAGATCAACCTCAACAATTGTCCAAAATATTCTGGCAAAAAGAGATTGTGCTTATGTAAATATGCAGAGGATGGTCTCTCTTATAGAGCTTTAGCAGTGCCCAAGTCGGGTTCATTTTCGGACTTTCTGGTTTATTTTGTGGACTTTGGAAATAAGCAGTTAGTAGAAGGAAGCATGTTGAGGGCTATTTCTGATCAGTTTTCAGAGTTGCTGTATATACCTGTGCAAGCTGTTAAGTGCTTTTTGTCAGACCTTAGAGATGTAGACATTCCAGTGGAAATCAGCAGCTGGTTTGAAGATAATTTCTTGGGGAAACCATTAAGGGCAGTAGTATTGTCCAGGGAGTCAGACGGCCAGCTTGGTGTAGAATTGTATGACGGGTATCAACATATAaatcagaaaatcaaaatgcTACTTCAtgcatatggaaaaaaacattgTGACCCAGGACACTGTGTGGAAAAGGgacataaaataaatgagaacagGAGACTTGCTGTTTCTTTGAAAGGCAGAATAGAAAACTATCACCATGATATGATGAATAAAACTTGTCTAGTAACATATTCTGAAAGCAAAATACATCAGTTAATGAATTCCAAAAGTATATATGCCAGGCTTTTGAAACCATCAGTTTGTTATAAAATTGAACCTGGGtctaaaaacaaagtaaagaagTCTTTGAACAGTGGACTTAAAAATAAAGGTGTAAAAATTGTCCCTGGATCCGCACACACTCCTGATGACAGTGATGTGGGTGAGACATCGGCAAGGGCTGTGTCACAGTCTTTCATCAGAGAATTACACCACGTAGCCTCACAGAACCTGCGTAGTCTTACAAGACCACAGATCAAAGACCTTCCTCAACCCAAAATTTACTTGAATGCCAGAGTTAAAGGATATGTTTCTAATATCAGTAATCCAGCAAGTTTCCATATTCATCTTGCCGAGAATGAAAATGTGATCGTCAGACTTGCAGATGCTCTAAATGAAAGCAGAGCAGAcatagtgagagagagaaaatcagttCAGTATAGGGTGGGGGATCTTGTAATTGCAGAATACTCTGCTGACGGTGCCATTTACAGAGCAGTGATTAAGAAAATTTTGCTAGGAAATTTGTTGGAAGTGGAATTTATTGACTATGGCAACACTGAAGTAGTAAACCTATCTAAAATTTATGAACTTAAGAGAGAGTTCTTAACTATTCCTCAGCTAGGAATCCATTCTTTCCTTAGCGGAGTAAAGTGGAATGAGCCTGGTGAAATATGGGACAGCAAAACTGTAGATTATTTTGCTTCTAGAGTAAGTGACAGAACAGTTTCTTGTGAATTCTTGAAAAAGCACGAGCAGAAGTGGGAAGTGAATATAATTTGCgatgaaaaatgtgtcattaaTGAACTACTGAAATGGACAGCCTGttcaaaattacagaaaacagtattttcccaGAAGGTGAGCCCTGGCGGTGAGAGcgaaataaagaaaggaagaccCAGTGAGTATGCAAGTCCTGTGCCCCTCCAACCGTCCCGCCAACAGCTGGTGACTATCCCTGTTGAGCACTTAAAACCTGGGCAACTTGAAGAGGCTGAAATACTTGACGTTTCAAAAAGTGGGACGTTTTACGTGAcgttatctaaaaataaaaagaaattatcagATTTAACAGAATCAAttgctgaagaaacaaaaaaacctttttcaTCAATGGAAAATATTGAAGAAGGCTTAGAGTGCTTGGCAAAATCTGAAAGTACTTTGAGGTGGTATCgatcaaaagtagaaaaaaagtgtGTCGATGAGAAAGTGCTTGTTTTTTTAGTAGATTGTGGTAGGTATGAAACTGTGCCTTTGTGTAATGTCAGGGTGCTCAGAAATGAGATCAGGAATATTCCAAGACAAGCTGTGCCTTGTAAGTGGATTTGGTCTGAAAATTTTAGGAACATGCCATTTGAGTCCATTGTGCAATTATTTGCTCATTTGGAAATAGACATCCTTTTCCTGAAATACGCAGACTCTGCCTGGGCAGTGGAAGTTTTGGTAGATGGCCTGTtacttttggaatttttaaactCAAATACAGCTCATGTTGAAGAAAACACACTTAGATCTTCAGAAATTATTGTCGATGTGGCATCTAAGAGTCCAGAGTCACCATGTACAAGCAGATCGTTTACTTGGGCGCGGCTCGAGAACGGGAGGCCATACTCTGGCATTGCCACTGCCGTTGCTGACCCGTCAGACTTCTGTGTTCAGTTGGAAGATTTCTTTGACACCATGAAATCTGTCTTTACGTGGCTTTCTGATCTGCCAGAAAACTTACCGACAGTGTCTCCAGAGCACATACGTCctggttctagttgtttgttcaAATGGGAGTTGgaagatcaatggaatagagtaGAAATTTCTGAAGTCTCTGATCAGTCTTTACTTATGGTGTTGATTGACTATGGATTTTCCATTTGCATACCTTATTCAGATGTAAACAATCTTAAAGTTGTTCCTGAGGAACTTCTGAATCTGCCAAGGCTAAGTTATCCCTGTGTCTTATATGGTATCTCACCGGCTAAAGGGAAGCATTGGGATGAAGAAGCCAAAAGTTTCTTTCTAGATTTCCTGAGTAAACCAGGCTTAGTTTTTCAGTTTCGGGAATACAGCTTTGAAACAAAACTGAAAGTAGATGTCATTTGTGACAAAGACAGTCTGGCAGATGTCTTAGTTGCATCTGGTCTTGCAATGTATTCTAAAGATTCAGATCATCTTGACGCTACTTCTATTGGATCCACTAAAATCCAATATAAATTACAGAGGAAGCCTATTTGCCCATTGTTAGGTCACAGTTGTTACAAAAGAGAACATATCAATTGTTCACGCACCAAGAAACAGAAGctcaaaaagcagaaaactgtaaaGAGAAAAGATGTCTGTAAGAACCTCTTAAGGAAAAGCCAAAAACATAATCCCCCAAATACCATGACGTTTGATAAGTGTGCAGCAGCTTCCTTGTGGGAACGGCCTAATGGTTTGAAGAATAACACCAGTTGCATCGAAAACCTATTCGAAAAGCTACCAATTgaagaaatacaggaaaataacaCAATGGGCTTGAGAACAGCCATAAAAGCACTGCGTGTTAATGAAAAAATAGCAGAAGAACACTTAAAAGGTAAGTAG